Below is a genomic region from Fusobacterium canifelinum.
AATAAGAGAAGCTTCTTTATATATAATAAGAGTGTCATTATTATTTTTATTAACTATTGTATCTTCTGTGATTATATCCATACTTTTGATATTTTTAGAATTTTCAGTAAATTTTTCTATAATCTCTTTTTTAGAAGGAATAAAATCCTTAGAATAACTCATAATAGAAATTATAGTGAAAAAAACAAATAATAATTTTTTTAAATTTCTTTTCATATTTTATCTCCATTATTAATTCTTGTTTCTAATACTTCCTTAGGAAGTATTATTTCTTTAACATTATTTATGTTAGAGTATTTTACATTAATAGCTATACCTTCTTTTGAGCCATGATTTAAATCAAATTTTATTACGATATCAGAATCAATGGGTAAAAAAGTCTTTTTATCAACCGTATATCTCAAAGAAGCTTCAGAGATTAACTCTAATTCTAGTCTATCAATATTCATTTCTTTTAAAATATTTTTAAAGTCCTTAGTTTCAATTATATAATTCCCATCTTTTTCACTTAAATCAATTAATTTAATATTATTTTTAATTCCATCATATATTAATTTAAAATTATTTATTACTTTTTGAAATTCTGGTATTACTTTCTTTCCATCTTCTCTAACTCATTCATTTTTTATCAACCTTAGTATCTTTTTGAGCTTTCTCAGCTTCTTTAACTTGTTCTTCTAAAACTTCTAAAGTTTCTTTAGCTTCTAAAGCTTCTTTAGGAACTATTATTTCCTTAACATTATTTATATTAGAATATTTTGCCTCAAATGAAAAATTTATTTTAAGACCACCTTCATTTATAGCTCCTACTAGTGTAAAGTTAACAGGTAAAAATGTTTTTTTATCAACTGTAAAACTCATAACCATGTCTTCAAAACCATCTAGTCCTTTTCCAGTAGGATCAAGAACAGAAGATTCATTTTTTAATATTTCTTTAAAATCTTTTATAGTAAGTATGTAGTTTCCAGCTTTTTCTTTTAAATCAATCTTATCTAGATTTTTCATAAGAAAATCATAAAGAGCATTTGACTGAGCATATGCTTTTTTAAATTGTTCTGCAAAACCTTTGCTTGATTGTTTAGTCCATTGATTATCATTAGGATTTTGTAAATAATAGTAGTCATCTTTCACATACATAGATAGTTTATTATTAGCAAAAGGTATTACTAAATCCATTTTCATAGTAAGGTTAGGCTCTAATATTAGAGATATATTTCCATTTGCTTCCATAGAAATTCCAGCTGGATTAGCAGAATTTTTTTGTTCCATTTTCATAGTCATAGTAACATCTGTACTTTTCATTTTTTTAGAATTTTCAACAAATTTTTCTACAACTTCTTTTTTAGAAGCCTTTTCTCCACAAGCTACAACAAAAACCATAGCTAACAAAGTTAGCAAAATAAATAAAGATTTTTTTAAAGATTTTTTCATTTTTAATTCCCCCTATTTTTTAAACTTTTTTTATATTCTCTAAAACTATTCCATCTATCATGGAACCACATCCATTGTTCTGGATATTTTCTTATAACATCTTCCATAATAGTTATTAGGTATTGCACATTGTTTTGAACATCTTCTTTAAAATTATTTGTTCTTTTTAATTCTATCTCATCTGTAACATAAACTGTTATTGTATTATCCTCATTGAAGGTATTATAAACAAGTACAAATGGCATATCAAACTTTAAAGCCATTGAGATTGCACCACTAGG
It encodes:
- a CDS encoding DUF6612 family protein, translating into MPEFQKVINNFKLIYDGIKNNIKLIDLSEKDGNYIIETKDFKNILKEMNIDRLELELISEASLRYTVDKKTFLPIDSDIVIKFDLNHGSKEGIAINVKYSNINNVKEIILPKEVLETRINNGDKI
- a CDS encoding DUF6612 family protein, which codes for MKKSLKKSLFILLTLLAMVFVVACGEKASKKEVVEKFVENSKKMKSTDVTMTMKMEQKNSANPAGISMEANGNISLILEPNLTMKMDLVIPFANNKLSMYVKDDYYYLQNPNDNQWTKQSSKGFAEQFKKAYAQSNALYDFLMKNLDKIDLKEKAGNYILTIKDFKEILKNESSVLDPTGKGLDGFEDMVMSFTVDKKTFLPVNFTLVGAINEGGLKINFSFEAKYSNINNVKEIIVPKEALEAKETLEVLEEQVKEAEKAQKDTKVDKK